One window of the Hippocampus zosterae strain Florida chromosome 8, ASM2543408v3, whole genome shotgun sequence genome contains the following:
- the LOC127605788 gene encoding uncharacterized protein LOC127605788 isoform X1, whose protein sequence is MWPSCTKPQVCKARVKGSWVLCPFCSGFFYFAATNAQACTCFLFFPLTDQKMSQKTPQCSADKPSNGNPADSAAIPAAECPNSSRQNGGTSSSPESGSSNGDTKRSGKRRRGKKSTRKAETPGDGAKTEDQSERRAGPTALQAECANVWFQRSVYERAESLYQRWLANSGKASAESNGSAASPPRPPMKKTCRLDGTPESSQWSATHSGCGSVPTRDLAAARAPEEGRRSPVSVGPQQRAPTTTKRALNGLSPVFAEMLGDIWLEKPLYDRAEAAFYQSVFGNNCRQGSASSGTCPPQSSTEAGPAEQRRAAAPPQAKSEAFHALHPIQEEDEPAETLGLRERLDAGAAYFLHPDGERVWLDKRRYDAAEMRFHARRRAQEPGEARRPKTDTSSPPDVAVPPGENNMSAVNFPGQEKIWFEKSRYDEAERRFFERVAGSSPSAPTVCDAGAIAILQDIARARENIQKSLAGSTCSSSAADQEMMSRIKSLELENKSLYRVVEDLRASFSKLECRVAVLEKSPTAAPAAAATGPSVPYTNGTAVQQTGDPAKRNISDDDDLDLFDSDDDEEAEKLKEQRLKDYAERKAKKPGVIAKSSILLDVKPWDDETDMAKLEECVRSVRADGLLWGMSKLVPVGYGINKLQISCVVEDDKVGTDLLEEEITKFEDYVQSVDVAAFNKI, encoded by the exons ATGTGGCCGTCCTGCACAAAACCTCAAGTTTGCAAAGCACGCGTGAAAGGGTCTTGGGTTCTCTGTCCCTTCTGTTCCGGTTTCTTCTACTTTGCTGCAACTAATGCACAAGCCTGtacttgttttctatttttcccGCTAACCGATCAAAAGATGTCACAGAAGACCCCCCAGTGTTCTGCGGATAAGCCTTCCAACGGGAATCCGGCGGACTCCGCTGCCatcccggcggccgagtgtccCAACTCGTCCCGTCAAAACGGGGGAACGTCGTCCTCCCCGGAAAGCGGAAGCTCCAACGGCGATACCAAGCGAAGCGGGAAAAGGCGGCGCGGCAAGAAAAGTACGCGCAAAGCGGAGACTCCCGGCGACGGAGCCAAAACCGAAGACCAGTCCGAGCGCCGAGCCGGACCGACTGCCCTGCAGGCGGAATGCGCCAACGTGTGGTTCCAGCGAAGCGTTTACGAGCGAGCGGAGAGCCTCTATCAGCGCTGGTTGGCCAACTCGGGCAAAGCGAGCGCAGAGTCCAACGGCTCGGCCGCGAGTCCGCCGAGGCCCCCCATGAAGAAAACTTGTCGACTAGACGGAACGCCAGAATCCTCGCAGTGGAGCGCGACACACTCTGGGTGCGGCTCGGTCCCCACTCGGGACTTGGCGGCGGCCCGAGCGCCCGAGGAAGGCCGCCGGTCTCCCGTAAGCGTTGGACCCCAGCAGAGGGCGCCAACGACCACGAAGCGGGCGCTAAACGGGCTGTCCCCCGTTTTCGCAGAAATGTTGGGAGACATCTGGCTGGAGAAGCCGCTGTATGATCGCGCCGAAGCCGCCTTCTACCAAAGTGTGTTTGGCAACAATTGTCGCCAAGGCTCCGCCTCCTCCGGCACGTGCCCGCCCCAAAGCTCAACGGAGGCGGGGCCGGCGGAGCAACGGCGAGCGGCGGCGCCGCCGCAGGCCAAATCCGAAGCCTTCCACGCTCTGCACCCGATCCAGGAGGAGGACGAGCCCGCCGAGACGCTCGGCCTACGAGAGCGACTCGACGCCGGCGCCGCCTACTTCCTTCACCCCGACGGCGAGCGCGTGTGGTTGGACAAGCGCAGGTACGACGCGGCCGAGATGCGTTTCCACGCCCGCCGCCGGGCACAAGAACCCGGCGAAGCTCGCCGGCCCAAAACGGACACCTCGTCGCCGCCGGACGTCGCCGTCCCGCCCGGGGAAAA CAACATGAGCGCCGTCAACTTCCCGGGCCAGGAGAAGATCTGGTTTGAGAAAAGTCGCTACGACGAGGCCGAGCGCCGCTTCTTCGAGCGCGTGGCCGGCTCCTCGCCGTCGGCGCCGACGGTCTGC GATGCGGGTGCCATCGCCATCCTCCAAGACATCGCTCGTGCCCGGGAGAACATTCAGAAGTCGCTTGCGGGA AGCACCTGCAGCAGCAGCGCCGCCGATCAAGAAATGATGTCTCGAATCAAAAGCCTGGAGCTGGAGAACAAGAGTTTATATCGAG TGGTCGAAGATTTGAGGGCATCGTTTTCCAAGCTGGAATGTCGAGTCGCCGTCTTGGAGAAAAGCCCcacagcggcgccggcggcggcggccaccgGTCCTTCAGTCCCCTACACAAAC GGAACCGCCGTCCAGCAGACCGGCGACCCGGCGAAACGCAACATCAGCGATGACGACGATCTGGACTTGTTTGATAGCGATGACGACGAAGAGGCCGAGAAACTCAAAGAGCAGCGGTTGAAAGATTACGCCGAGAGGAAGGCCAAGAAGCCCGGCGTCATCGCCAAGTCCTCCATCTTGCTGGACGTCAAACCG TGGGACGACGAAACCGACATGGCCAAGTTGGAAGAGTGCGTGCGCTCCGTGCGAGCCGACGGCCTCTTATGGGGAATGTCCAAACTGGTTCCCGTGGGTTACGGCATCAACAAGCTTCAGATCTCCTGCGTGGTGGAAGATGACAAGGTTGGAACGGACCTGTTGGAAGAAGAGATCACCAAGTTTGAAGACTAC GTTCAGAGCGTCGACGTCGCGGCTTTCAACAAGATTTAA
- the LOC127605788 gene encoding uncharacterized protein LOC127605788 isoform X2: MSQKTPQCSADKPSNGNPADSAAIPAAECPNSSRQNGGTSSSPESGSSNGDTKRSGKRRRGKKSTRKAETPGDGAKTEDQSERRAGPTALQAECANVWFQRSVYERAESLYQRWLANSGKASAESNGSAASPPRPPMKKTCRLDGTPESSQWSATHSGCGSVPTRDLAAARAPEEGRRSPVSVGPQQRAPTTTKRALNGLSPVFAEMLGDIWLEKPLYDRAEAAFYQSVFGNNCRQGSASSGTCPPQSSTEAGPAEQRRAAAPPQAKSEAFHALHPIQEEDEPAETLGLRERLDAGAAYFLHPDGERVWLDKRRYDAAEMRFHARRRAQEPGEARRPKTDTSSPPDVAVPPGENNMSAVNFPGQEKIWFEKSRYDEAERRFFERVAGSSPSAPTVCDAGAIAILQDIARARENIQKSLAGSTCSSSAADQEMMSRIKSLELENKSLYRVVEDLRASFSKLECRVAVLEKSPTAAPAAAATGPSVPYTNGTAVQQTGDPAKRNISDDDDLDLFDSDDDEEAEKLKEQRLKDYAERKAKKPGVIAKSSILLDVKPWDDETDMAKLEECVRSVRADGLLWGMSKLVPVGYGINKLQISCVVEDDKVGTDLLEEEITKFEDYVQSVDVAAFNKI; encoded by the exons ATGTCACAGAAGACCCCCCAGTGTTCTGCGGATAAGCCTTCCAACGGGAATCCGGCGGACTCCGCTGCCatcccggcggccgagtgtccCAACTCGTCCCGTCAAAACGGGGGAACGTCGTCCTCCCCGGAAAGCGGAAGCTCCAACGGCGATACCAAGCGAAGCGGGAAAAGGCGGCGCGGCAAGAAAAGTACGCGCAAAGCGGAGACTCCCGGCGACGGAGCCAAAACCGAAGACCAGTCCGAGCGCCGAGCCGGACCGACTGCCCTGCAGGCGGAATGCGCCAACGTGTGGTTCCAGCGAAGCGTTTACGAGCGAGCGGAGAGCCTCTATCAGCGCTGGTTGGCCAACTCGGGCAAAGCGAGCGCAGAGTCCAACGGCTCGGCCGCGAGTCCGCCGAGGCCCCCCATGAAGAAAACTTGTCGACTAGACGGAACGCCAGAATCCTCGCAGTGGAGCGCGACACACTCTGGGTGCGGCTCGGTCCCCACTCGGGACTTGGCGGCGGCCCGAGCGCCCGAGGAAGGCCGCCGGTCTCCCGTAAGCGTTGGACCCCAGCAGAGGGCGCCAACGACCACGAAGCGGGCGCTAAACGGGCTGTCCCCCGTTTTCGCAGAAATGTTGGGAGACATCTGGCTGGAGAAGCCGCTGTATGATCGCGCCGAAGCCGCCTTCTACCAAAGTGTGTTTGGCAACAATTGTCGCCAAGGCTCCGCCTCCTCCGGCACGTGCCCGCCCCAAAGCTCAACGGAGGCGGGGCCGGCGGAGCAACGGCGAGCGGCGGCGCCGCCGCAGGCCAAATCCGAAGCCTTCCACGCTCTGCACCCGATCCAGGAGGAGGACGAGCCCGCCGAGACGCTCGGCCTACGAGAGCGACTCGACGCCGGCGCCGCCTACTTCCTTCACCCCGACGGCGAGCGCGTGTGGTTGGACAAGCGCAGGTACGACGCGGCCGAGATGCGTTTCCACGCCCGCCGCCGGGCACAAGAACCCGGCGAAGCTCGCCGGCCCAAAACGGACACCTCGTCGCCGCCGGACGTCGCCGTCCCGCCCGGGGAAAA CAACATGAGCGCCGTCAACTTCCCGGGCCAGGAGAAGATCTGGTTTGAGAAAAGTCGCTACGACGAGGCCGAGCGCCGCTTCTTCGAGCGCGTGGCCGGCTCCTCGCCGTCGGCGCCGACGGTCTGC GATGCGGGTGCCATCGCCATCCTCCAAGACATCGCTCGTGCCCGGGAGAACATTCAGAAGTCGCTTGCGGGA AGCACCTGCAGCAGCAGCGCCGCCGATCAAGAAATGATGTCTCGAATCAAAAGCCTGGAGCTGGAGAACAAGAGTTTATATCGAG TGGTCGAAGATTTGAGGGCATCGTTTTCCAAGCTGGAATGTCGAGTCGCCGTCTTGGAGAAAAGCCCcacagcggcgccggcggcggcggccaccgGTCCTTCAGTCCCCTACACAAAC GGAACCGCCGTCCAGCAGACCGGCGACCCGGCGAAACGCAACATCAGCGATGACGACGATCTGGACTTGTTTGATAGCGATGACGACGAAGAGGCCGAGAAACTCAAAGAGCAGCGGTTGAAAGATTACGCCGAGAGGAAGGCCAAGAAGCCCGGCGTCATCGCCAAGTCCTCCATCTTGCTGGACGTCAAACCG TGGGACGACGAAACCGACATGGCCAAGTTGGAAGAGTGCGTGCGCTCCGTGCGAGCCGACGGCCTCTTATGGGGAATGTCCAAACTGGTTCCCGTGGGTTACGGCATCAACAAGCTTCAGATCTCCTGCGTGGTGGAAGATGACAAGGTTGGAACGGACCTGTTGGAAGAAGAGATCACCAAGTTTGAAGACTAC GTTCAGAGCGTCGACGTCGCGGCTTTCAACAAGATTTAA
- the LOC127605788 gene encoding elongation factor 1-delta-like isoform X3 gives MRQRVVPAKRLRASGEPLSALVGQLGQSERRVQRLGRESAEAPHEENLSTRRNARILAVERDTLWVRLGPHSGLGGGPSARGRPPVSQMLGDIWLEKPLYDRAEAAFYQSVFGNNCRQGSASSGTCPPQSSTEAGPAEQRRAAAPPQAKSEAFHALHPIQEEDEPAETLGLRERLDAGAAYFLHPDGERVWLDKRRYDAAEMRFHARRRAQEPGEARRPKTDTSSPPDVAVPPGENNMSAVNFPGQEKIWFEKSRYDEAERRFFERVAGSSPSAPTVCDAGAIAILQDIARARENIQKSLAGSTCSSSAADQEMMSRIKSLELENKSLYRVVEDLRASFSKLECRVAVLEKSPTAAPAAAATGPSVPYTNGTAVQQTGDPAKRNISDDDDLDLFDSDDDEEAEKLKEQRLKDYAERKAKKPGVIAKSSILLDVKPWDDETDMAKLEECVRSVRADGLLWGMSKLVPVGYGINKLQISCVVEDDKVGTDLLEEEITKFEDYVQSVDVAAFNKI, from the exons ATGCGCCAACGTGTGGTTCCAGCGAAGCGTTTACGAGCGAGCGGAGAGCCTCTATCAGCGCTGGTTGGCCAACTCGGGCAAAGCGAGCGCAGAGTCCAACGGCTCGGCCGCGAGTCCGCCGAGGCCCCCCATGAAGAAAACTTGTCGACTAGACGGAACGCCAGAATCCTCGCAGTGGAGCGCGACACACTCTGGGTGCGGCTCGGTCCCCACTCGGGACTTGGCGGCGGCCCGAGCGCCCGAGGAAGGCCGCCGGTCTCCC AAATGTTGGGAGACATCTGGCTGGAGAAGCCGCTGTATGATCGCGCCGAAGCCGCCTTCTACCAAAGTGTGTTTGGCAACAATTGTCGCCAAGGCTCCGCCTCCTCCGGCACGTGCCCGCCCCAAAGCTCAACGGAGGCGGGGCCGGCGGAGCAACGGCGAGCGGCGGCGCCGCCGCAGGCCAAATCCGAAGCCTTCCACGCTCTGCACCCGATCCAGGAGGAGGACGAGCCCGCCGAGACGCTCGGCCTACGAGAGCGACTCGACGCCGGCGCCGCCTACTTCCTTCACCCCGACGGCGAGCGCGTGTGGTTGGACAAGCGCAGGTACGACGCGGCCGAGATGCGTTTCCACGCCCGCCGCCGGGCACAAGAACCCGGCGAAGCTCGCCGGCCCAAAACGGACACCTCGTCGCCGCCGGACGTCGCCGTCCCGCCCGGGGAAAA CAACATGAGCGCCGTCAACTTCCCGGGCCAGGAGAAGATCTGGTTTGAGAAAAGTCGCTACGACGAGGCCGAGCGCCGCTTCTTCGAGCGCGTGGCCGGCTCCTCGCCGTCGGCGCCGACGGTCTGC GATGCGGGTGCCATCGCCATCCTCCAAGACATCGCTCGTGCCCGGGAGAACATTCAGAAGTCGCTTGCGGGA AGCACCTGCAGCAGCAGCGCCGCCGATCAAGAAATGATGTCTCGAATCAAAAGCCTGGAGCTGGAGAACAAGAGTTTATATCGAG TGGTCGAAGATTTGAGGGCATCGTTTTCCAAGCTGGAATGTCGAGTCGCCGTCTTGGAGAAAAGCCCcacagcggcgccggcggcggcggccaccgGTCCTTCAGTCCCCTACACAAAC GGAACCGCCGTCCAGCAGACCGGCGACCCGGCGAAACGCAACATCAGCGATGACGACGATCTGGACTTGTTTGATAGCGATGACGACGAAGAGGCCGAGAAACTCAAAGAGCAGCGGTTGAAAGATTACGCCGAGAGGAAGGCCAAGAAGCCCGGCGTCATCGCCAAGTCCTCCATCTTGCTGGACGTCAAACCG TGGGACGACGAAACCGACATGGCCAAGTTGGAAGAGTGCGTGCGCTCCGTGCGAGCCGACGGCCTCTTATGGGGAATGTCCAAACTGGTTCCCGTGGGTTACGGCATCAACAAGCTTCAGATCTCCTGCGTGGTGGAAGATGACAAGGTTGGAACGGACCTGTTGGAAGAAGAGATCACCAAGTTTGAAGACTAC GTTCAGAGCGTCGACGTCGCGGCTTTCAACAAGATTTAA
- the LOC127605798 gene encoding nicotinate phosphoribosyltransferase-like, producing the protein MAAPGGGSTCDAAERSLVARVPPLLTDLYQFSMAYGYWRAGRHREHSAFELFFRENPFGGSFSLFAGLDDCLLFLRNFRFTDQDVDFLRSVLPPATDPAFFQFLRSLDCSEVTLRSVPEGTVVFAREPLMEVAGPLAVVQLLETSLLCLVNYASLVCSNAARFRLASGPRRKLLEMGLRRAQGPDGGLTASRYSYIGGFDLTSNVQAGLLFGVPVAGTMAHSYVTSFTSMDEVSPRTLVDLNGDRQPVDFISLTKGWLGRLCKLLGAEPGKIHEGELAAFLSYAVAYPHNFLPVIDSYSVNCGLLNFCAVGLALCELGYKPVGVRLDSGDLCGQSVDVRRVLRLCSERFSTSAFDSLIIVATNNISEETMVEFNNKENEIDVVGVGTHLVTCTKQPSLGCVYKLVEVGGKARMKISEDPQKSTVPGRKSVYRLIDADGHPFLDLLCLAPEPAPEAGRHLTCHPLTADGTPLSVTPAQVICLRQQMFTKGKVTQPLRTAAETKANVQRSLQSLHPRHKRLQEPDSYTVALSEQLYNLVTELRRGDTKNFLLGN; encoded by the exons ATGGCAGCGCCCGGCGGCGGCAGCACGTGCGACGCCGCGGAGAGGTCCCTCGTGGCGCGGGTGCCGCCGCTGCTGACCGACTTGTACCAGTTCTCCATGGCTTACGGCTACTGGCGCGCCGGGCGCCACCGCGAACATTCCGCCTTCGAGCTCTTCTTCCGGGAAAACCCCTTCGGCGGCTCCTTCTCGCTCTTCGCCGGCCTCGACGACTGTCTGCTCTTCCTGCGCAACTTTCGCTTCACGGACCAAG ACGTGGACTTTCTGCGATCCGTTTTACCGCCGGCTACCGACCCCGCCTTCTTCCAGTTCCTGCGAAGTCTCGACTGTTCCGAGGTCACGCTCCGCTCCGTCCCAGAGGGCACTGTGGTCTTTGCCCGG GAGCCTCTGATGGAGGTTGCGGGTCCGCTGGCCGTGGTGCAGCTTCTGGAGACAAGTTTGCTTTGTCTGGTAAACTACGCCAG TCTCGTTTGCAGCAATGCCGCCCGCTTCCGCCTGGCGTCTGGCCCCCGCAGGAAACTGCTGGAGATGGGGCTCCGGAGGGCCCAGGGGCCCGACGGAGGGCTGACGGCTTCCAGATATTCCTATATTGGCG GGTTTGATCTCACCAGCAACGTTCAGGCTGGCTTGCTGTTCGGGGTCCCTGTCGCGGGCACCATGGCGCACTCCTACGTCACCTCCTTCACCTCGATGGATGAAGTCTCGCCGCGA ACCCTGGTCGATTTGAACGGGGACCGCCAACCGGTGGACTTCATTTCACTGACCAAGGGTTGGCTGGGTCGGCTGTGCAAGCTTTTGGGGGCGGAGCCCGGAAAGATCCACGAGGGCGAATTGGCCGCCTTCCTGTCATACGCCGTCGCTTACCCCCACAATTTCCTGCCCGTGATTGACAGCTACAGTGTGAACTG CGGCCTGTTGAACTTCTGCGCCGTGGGCTTGGCGCTGTGCGAACTCGGTTACAAGCCCGTGGGAGTTCGCCTGGACAGCGGCGACCTCTGCGGGCAATCGGTGGATGTCCGTCGTGTCCTGAGACTCTGCAGCGAGCG TTTCTCGACCTCCGCCTTTGATTCGCTCATCATCGTTGCGACCAACAACATCTCAGAGGAAACCATGGTGGAATTCAACAACAAG GAGAACGAGATCGATGTGGTCGGCGTCGGAACGCATCTCGTCACCTGCACTAAACAACCCTCGCTGGGGTGTGTTTATAAG ctggtggaggtggggggcaaGGCCAGGATGAAGATCAGCGAAGATCCACAGAAGAGCACCGTCCCGGGAAGGAAAAGCGTCTACAGGCTAATCGATGCTGACG GACATCCCTTTCTGGACCTGTTGTGTCTGGCGCCGGAGCCGGCGCCGGAGGCCGGACGTCATCTGACATGTCATCCTCTGACTGCCGATGGCACTCCTCTGTCTGTCACGCCAGCTCAGGTTATTTGTCTGCGCCAGCAAATGTTTACCAAAGGCAAG GTGACGCAACCTCTGAGGACTGCTGCAGAGACAAAAGCCAACGTCCAGCGCTCCCTCCAGAGCCTTCACCCTCGACATAAGCGGCTGCAAGAGCCGGACTCTTACACG GTGGCGCTATCAGAGCAACTATACAACTTGGTGACAGAACTAAGAAGAGGCGATACAAAGAACTTCCTCTTGGGCAATTAA